In Anser cygnoides isolate HZ-2024a breed goose chromosome Z, Taihu_goose_T2T_genome, whole genome shotgun sequence, a genomic segment contains:
- the ATOSB gene encoding atos homolog protein B isoform X1, with translation MRHIHAETSLPPEPGADSGLPRPSGEAALEPSSQRCTHHGILMGYNETEIKRQKVYQVSIFSHLSSSSESTEQRAGSRPAVKRGYPEQRTPEGVRDPKRTHWGGGGVDGKCDRGPGQAALEDDDTFEDGLLVEELSLCGSAQHFSHSGLRVVEHRCEGSPSRSPKASREDKPQDASSSRPQHIACSTLHTRDGCPVPPGDQPADCGENGERASGHNLLDLDLHNIAQTSQLDSGGRREKPGSSPAQSSRASGGEEWPVAANGCKEPPAPQTVLSPEPGSLSSLEKTPCGSSRVSGSSCPAKRKLLPAGEVVADSCSEDESLSSPARKKRALPCHPVPTACRSTDAKGAPFWNHLLPAAKSSADCTAVGRRLKSGLRLKSRHLRSSLRRGTRSSAAPWATTTVSHALLGNFEESILKGRFAPSGRIEGFTAEIGASGSYCPQHATLPVDVTYFDISEHSAPSPFLGVIDLEALGKKGYSVPKAGTIQVTLFNPNKTVVKMFLVTYDFQDMPANHMTFLRHRIFLVPVGEEEGATVAPSEPSGTSPPRRVLCYLMHLRFHSSKSGKIYLHDDIRLLFSRKSIEVDSGIPYELKSFTEMPRNPCYSPWA, from the exons ATGCGGCACATCCACGCGGAGACGTCCCTGCCCCCGGAGCCCGGCGCGGACTCCGGCCTGCCCCGACCCAGCGGAGAGGCGGCCTTGGAGCCTTCCTCGCAGCGCTGCACCCACCACGGCATCCTCATGGGCTACAACGAGACGGAGATCAAACGCCAGAAGGTTTACCAGGTCTCCATCTTCTCCCATCTCTCCAGCTCCTCCGAGAGCACGGAGCAGCGGGCAGGCAGCCGGCCGGCTGTCAAGAGGGGCTACCCTGAGCAGCGAACTCCGGAGGGGGTGCGGGATCCCAAACGAACTCACTGGGGTGGCGGGGGGGTGGACGGCAAGTGCGACAGGGGCCCCGGGCAGGCTGCCCTGGAGGATGACGATACCTTCGAGGACGGTCTGCTGGTGGAGGAGCTCTCCCTGTGCGGCTCTGCCCAGCACTTCTCCCATAGCGGGCTGCGGGTGGTGGAGCACCGGTGCGAGGGCAGCCCCAGCCGCAGCCCCAAGGCCAGCAGAGAGGACAAGCCGCAGGATGCCTCCTCCTCCAGGCCTCAGCACATCGCTTGCAGTACTTTGCACACGAGAGATGGTTGTCCCGTCCCGCCGGGGGATCAGCCCGCGGACTGCGGGGAGAACGGGGAGCGGGCGAGTGGCCACAACCTACTTGACCTTGATTTGCACAATATTGCACAAACGTCCCAGCTGGACTCTggtgggaggagagaaaagccagggagcagccctgctcagagcagcagggctAGCGGAGGAGAGGAATGGCCAGTGGCGGCCAACGGGTGCAAGGAGCCCCCGGCTCCGCAGACAGTGCTCAGCCCCGAGCCTGGCAGCCTGAGCTCCCTGGAGAAGACGCCTTGCGGGAGCAGCCGGGTCAGCGGCAGCAGCTGCCCGGCCAAAAGGAAGCTGCTGCCCGCTGGTGAGGTTGTGGCCGACTCCTGCTCCGAGGATGAGAGCCTGTCCTCACCGGCGAGGAAGAAGAGGGCCCTGCCGTGCCACCCGGTGCCCACAGCCTGCCGCAGCACCGACGCCAAGGGGGCCCCTTTCTGGAACCACCTGCTCCCCGCCGCCAAG AGCTCTGCAGATTGCACTGCGGTCGGGAGGAGGCTGAAGAGCGGGCTGCGCCTCAAATC GCGACATCTCCGGAGCAGCCTCCGGAGGGGAACCCGCTCCTCTGCAGCACCCTGGGCCACCACCACCGTCAGCCACGCTCTGCTGGGCAACTTTGAG GAGTCCATCCTGAAGGGGCGCTTTGCACCGTCAGGACGCATCGAGGGGTTCACAGCAGAGATTGGTGCCAGCGGCTCCTACTGCCCCCAGCATGCCACTCTGCCTGTGGACGTCACCTACTTTGACATCTCTGAACACAGCGCGCCCTCACCTTTCCTG GGAGTGATTGACTTGGAGGCCTTGGGAAAGAAGGGTTACAGTGTCCCCAAAGCTGGAACCATCCAAGTG ACCTTATTTAACCCCAACAAGACTGTGGTGAAGATGTTCTTGGTGACGTACGACTTCCAGGACATGCCGGCCAACCACATGACCTTCCTGCGCCACCGCATCTTCCTGGTGCCTgtgggggaggaagaaggggcCACCGTGGCCCCCAGCGAGCCATCGGGCACCAGCCCGCCCCGCAGGGTCCTCTGCTACCTGATGCACCTGAG GTTTCACAGCTCCAAGTCGGGGAAGATCTACCTTCACGACGACATCCGGCTGCTTTTCTCCCGCAAGTCGATCGAGGTCGACTCGGGGATCCCCTATGAACTGAAATCTTTCACGGAGATGCCAAGGAACCCCTGCTACTCGCCCTGGGCCTGA
- the ATOSB gene encoding atos homolog protein B isoform X2 — MRHIHAETSLPPEPGADSGLPRPSGEAALEPSSQRCTHHGILMGYNETEIKRQKVYQVSIFSHLSSSSESTEQRAGSRPAVKRGYPEQRTPEGVRDPKRTHWGGGGVDGKCDRGPGQAALEDDDTFEDGLLVEELSLCGSAQHFSHSGLRVVEHRCEGSPSRSPKASREDKPQDASSSRPQHIACSTLHTRDGCPVPPGDQPADCGENGERASGHNLLDLDLHNIAQTSQLDSGGRREKPGSSPAQSSRASGGEEWPVAANGCKEPPAPQTVLSPEPGSLSSLEKTPCGSSRVSGSSCPAKRKLLPAGEVVADSCSEDESLSSPARKKRALPCHPVPTACRSTDAKGAPFWNHLLPAAKSSADCTAVGRRLKSGLRLKSRHLRSSLRRGTRSSAAPWATTTVSHALLGNFEESILKGRFAPSGRIEGFTAEIGASGSYCPQHATLPVDVTYFDISEHSAPSPFLGVIDLEALGKKGYSVPKAGTIQVTLFNPNKTVVKMFLVTYDFQDMPANHMTFLRHRIFLVPVGEEEGATVAPSEPSGTSPPRRVLCYLMHLR; from the exons ATGCGGCACATCCACGCGGAGACGTCCCTGCCCCCGGAGCCCGGCGCGGACTCCGGCCTGCCCCGACCCAGCGGAGAGGCGGCCTTGGAGCCTTCCTCGCAGCGCTGCACCCACCACGGCATCCTCATGGGCTACAACGAGACGGAGATCAAACGCCAGAAGGTTTACCAGGTCTCCATCTTCTCCCATCTCTCCAGCTCCTCCGAGAGCACGGAGCAGCGGGCAGGCAGCCGGCCGGCTGTCAAGAGGGGCTACCCTGAGCAGCGAACTCCGGAGGGGGTGCGGGATCCCAAACGAACTCACTGGGGTGGCGGGGGGGTGGACGGCAAGTGCGACAGGGGCCCCGGGCAGGCTGCCCTGGAGGATGACGATACCTTCGAGGACGGTCTGCTGGTGGAGGAGCTCTCCCTGTGCGGCTCTGCCCAGCACTTCTCCCATAGCGGGCTGCGGGTGGTGGAGCACCGGTGCGAGGGCAGCCCCAGCCGCAGCCCCAAGGCCAGCAGAGAGGACAAGCCGCAGGATGCCTCCTCCTCCAGGCCTCAGCACATCGCTTGCAGTACTTTGCACACGAGAGATGGTTGTCCCGTCCCGCCGGGGGATCAGCCCGCGGACTGCGGGGAGAACGGGGAGCGGGCGAGTGGCCACAACCTACTTGACCTTGATTTGCACAATATTGCACAAACGTCCCAGCTGGACTCTggtgggaggagagaaaagccagggagcagccctgctcagagcagcagggctAGCGGAGGAGAGGAATGGCCAGTGGCGGCCAACGGGTGCAAGGAGCCCCCGGCTCCGCAGACAGTGCTCAGCCCCGAGCCTGGCAGCCTGAGCTCCCTGGAGAAGACGCCTTGCGGGAGCAGCCGGGTCAGCGGCAGCAGCTGCCCGGCCAAAAGGAAGCTGCTGCCCGCTGGTGAGGTTGTGGCCGACTCCTGCTCCGAGGATGAGAGCCTGTCCTCACCGGCGAGGAAGAAGAGGGCCCTGCCGTGCCACCCGGTGCCCACAGCCTGCCGCAGCACCGACGCCAAGGGGGCCCCTTTCTGGAACCACCTGCTCCCCGCCGCCAAG AGCTCTGCAGATTGCACTGCGGTCGGGAGGAGGCTGAAGAGCGGGCTGCGCCTCAAATC GCGACATCTCCGGAGCAGCCTCCGGAGGGGAACCCGCTCCTCTGCAGCACCCTGGGCCACCACCACCGTCAGCCACGCTCTGCTGGGCAACTTTGAG GAGTCCATCCTGAAGGGGCGCTTTGCACCGTCAGGACGCATCGAGGGGTTCACAGCAGAGATTGGTGCCAGCGGCTCCTACTGCCCCCAGCATGCCACTCTGCCTGTGGACGTCACCTACTTTGACATCTCTGAACACAGCGCGCCCTCACCTTTCCTG GGAGTGATTGACTTGGAGGCCTTGGGAAAGAAGGGTTACAGTGTCCCCAAAGCTGGAACCATCCAAGTG ACCTTATTTAACCCCAACAAGACTGTGGTGAAGATGTTCTTGGTGACGTACGACTTCCAGGACATGCCGGCCAACCACATGACCTTCCTGCGCCACCGCATCTTCCTGGTGCCTgtgggggaggaagaaggggcCACCGTGGCCCCCAGCGAGCCATCGGGCACCAGCCCGCCCCGCAGGGTCCTCTGCTACCTGATGCACCTGAG GTAA
- the STOML2 gene encoding stomatin-like protein 2, mitochondrial, giving the protein MLGRAGPGLLRRAQQLKRSAWLAPAPQRLNSGLPVNIGVLFVPQQEAWVVERMGKFHRILEPGLNFLIPLLDRIRYVQSLKEIVINVPEQSAVTLDNVTLQIDGVLYLRVMDPYKASYGVEDPEYAVTQLAQTTMRSELGKLSLDRVFRERESLNANIVDAINQASDCWGIRCLRYEIKDIHVPPRVKESMQMQVEAERRKRATVLESEGTRESAINVAEGQKQAQILASEAEKAEQINKAAGEANAMLVRAKAKAEAIQLLAAALAQQHGSAAASLSVAEQYVSAFSKLAKDSNTVLLPANTGDITHMVAQALGIYTTLTKTQAVKTQDEIPPAHGDPQPPSTEVLKAEQATSS; this is encoded by the exons ATGCTgggccgggcagggcccggGCTGCTGCGG CGCGCCCAGCAGCTGAAGCGTTCGGCGTGGCTGGCCCCGGCACCGCAGCGGCTGAACTCCGGCCTGCCCGTCAACATCGGGGTGCTCTTCGTGCCGCAGCAGGAGGCTTGGGTGGTGGAGAGGATGGGCAAGTTCCACCGGATCCTCGAGCCC GGTTTGAATTTCCTCATCCCTTTGCTGGATCGGATTCGTTACGTGCAGAGTCTCAAAGAAATTGTCATTAATGTCCCAGAGCAGTCAGCTGTCACCCTAG ATAACGTCACGCTGCAGATTGATGGAGTGCTCTATCTGCGGGTCATGGACCCCTACAAG GCCAGTTACGGGGTGGAGGATCCTGAATATGCCGTGACCCAGCTGGCCCAGACCACCATGAGATCTGAACTTGGCAAACTCTCCCTCGACAGAGTATTCCGG GAGCGTGAGTCCCTCAATGCCAACATAGTGGATGCAATCAACCAAGCCTCAGACTGCTGGGGCATCCGGTGTCTGCGCTACGAGATTAAGGACATCCACGTGCCCCCCCGGGTGAAGGAGTCCATGCAGATGCAG GTGGAGGCAGAGCGACGGAAGCGTGCGACAGTGCTGGAGTCAGAGGGGACGCGGGAATCTGCTATCAATGTGGCTGAGGGGCAGAAGCAGGCCCAGATCCTGGCGTCGGAAGCCGAGAAGGCTGAGCAAATCAACAAAGCTGCTG GAGAAGCCAATGCCATGCTGGTCAGGGCCAAGGCCAAGGCCGAGGCCATTCAGCTCTTGGCGGCTGCCTTGGCCCAGCAG catgGCAGCGCGGCTGCCTCCCTCTCTGTGGCCGAGCAGTACGTGAGCGCCTTCTCCAAGCTTGCCAAAGACTCCAACACGGTCCTGCTGCCAGCCAACACCGGCGACATCACCCACATGGTCGCACAG gccctgggcATATACACCACACTGACCAAGACGCAAGCTGTGAAGACTCAGGATGAAATACCTCCAGCCcacggggacccccagccccccagcacgGAGGTGCTGAAGGCAGAGCAGGCGACCTCCAGCTAG